From a single Pseudomonas triticicola genomic region:
- a CDS encoding heavy metal response regulator transcription factor, whose amino-acid sequence MHILLIEDDTKTGEYLKKGLGESGYNVDWTQHGADGLHMALHTTYDLIVLDVMLPGIDGFQIIELLRARQDVPVLFLTARDQLQDRIRGLELGADDYLIKPFSFTELLLRIRTILRRGVVREADHFHLADLELDLVRRRVTRQQQVIVLTNKEFALLHLFLRRAGDVLSRTQIASEVWDMNFDSDTNVVDVAVKRLRNKVDQPYPIKLIHTIRGIGYVCEVRPCGPDANPR is encoded by the coding sequence ATGCATATCCTGCTGATCGAAGATGACACCAAAACAGGTGAGTACCTGAAAAAGGGGCTCGGTGAGTCCGGTTACAACGTCGACTGGACCCAGCATGGCGCTGACGGCCTGCACATGGCCTTGCATACGACCTATGACCTGATCGTGCTGGACGTGATGTTGCCCGGGATTGACGGGTTTCAGATCATCGAGCTGTTGCGCGCCAGACAAGACGTACCCGTGCTGTTCCTTACCGCGCGCGACCAGTTGCAAGACCGCATTCGCGGTCTGGAACTGGGCGCCGATGATTACCTGATCAAACCTTTTTCATTTACCGAACTGCTGTTGCGCATCCGCACTATTCTGCGCCGCGGTGTCGTGCGCGAAGCCGACCATTTCCACCTTGCCGATCTCGAACTGGATCTGGTCCGGCGCCGCGTGACCCGCCAACAACAGGTGATCGTGCTGACCAACAAGGAGTTCGCGCTGCTCCATCTGTTTCTCCGTCGAGCCGGCGATGTGTTGTCCAGGACACAAATCGCTTCGGAAGTCTGGGACATGAATTTCGACAGCGATACCAACGTGGTGGACGTCGCTGTCAAGCGCCTGCGCAACAAGGTCGACCAGCCCTACCCGATCAAGCTGATCCATACCATTCGCGGTATCGGCTATGTCTGCGAGGTGAGGCCATGCGGTCCCGACGCCAACCCTCGCTGA
- a CDS encoding molybdopterin-dependent oxidoreductase, translating into MTEFKITTRQRVRIEPAQQLELENIQRRHFLRAGLTVGAMSMLTGCNLQDGDQVDKVLWAMSRWNDRVQAWLFSGRKLAPTFARAQITWPFPFNAFYGQDDIPEVDLTSYSLAVSGRIRDKAPWTLESLRKLPQRSDITRLICVEGWSAIGQWGGVPLKTFLEHIGADTTAKFVGFKCADRYYSSLDMPTALHPQTLLALDYADVALPPEYGYPLRVRVPTKLGFKNPKHVVEIFVSNDNPGGYWEDQGYNWFSGI; encoded by the coding sequence ATGACTGAATTTAAAATAACAACGCGTCAGCGCGTCAGGATTGAACCTGCGCAACAGCTTGAACTGGAAAACATTCAGCGCCGGCATTTTCTTCGGGCCGGCCTGACGGTTGGCGCGATGTCGATGCTGACCGGTTGCAACCTGCAGGACGGCGATCAGGTCGACAAAGTGCTTTGGGCCATGTCGCGTTGGAACGACCGGGTCCAGGCGTGGCTGTTCAGTGGACGGAAACTGGCGCCGACCTTCGCCCGCGCGCAGATCACCTGGCCGTTTCCGTTCAACGCTTTCTATGGTCAGGACGATATCCCTGAAGTAGACCTGACCAGTTACTCGCTCGCCGTCTCCGGCCGGATCAGGGACAAGGCGCCGTGGACACTCGAAAGCTTGCGCAAGCTGCCGCAACGCAGCGATATCACTCGGCTGATCTGTGTTGAGGGCTGGAGCGCGATCGGTCAATGGGGAGGTGTACCGCTGAAAACCTTCCTGGAACACATCGGCGCCGACACCACAGCGAAATTTGTCGGTTTCAAATGTGCCGATCGTTACTACTCCAGTCTGGACATGCCGACTGCCTTGCACCCGCAGACGCTGTTGGCACTGGATTACGCTGACGTGGCGCTGCCGCCCGAGTACGGCTATCCGCTGAGGGTTCGGGTCCCCACCAAACTGGGATTCAAAAACCCCAAGCATGTTGTCGAGATTTTCGTCAGCAACGACAACCCGGGCGGGTATTGGGAAGACCAGGGCTACAACTGGTTCAGCGGGATCTGA
- a CDS encoding cytochrome b/b6 domain-containing protein: MRQKKLHPWPVRLTHWLNAACMVCMFMSGWAIYNASPLFSFRFPVSLTVGGWLGGALAWHFAFMWLLLINGAIYVLCGLASRHFKRELLPIGIAALKHDLTDALRFRLVHEKGVYNAVQRLMYWIVLAAGVLIVISGVAIWKPVQLQELVALLGGYDVARYVHFAAMAMIAAFVVIHLVLVILVPKTLVPMITGGVRTPNNEKNGS; encoded by the coding sequence GTGAGACAGAAGAAACTGCATCCCTGGCCGGTTCGCCTCACCCATTGGCTCAATGCGGCCTGCATGGTCTGCATGTTCATGAGCGGTTGGGCTATCTACAACGCCTCGCCACTGTTCAGTTTCAGGTTTCCGGTGTCATTGACCGTGGGCGGTTGGCTGGGCGGGGCACTTGCCTGGCATTTTGCGTTCATGTGGCTGCTGCTGATCAACGGCGCAATCTATGTGCTGTGCGGGTTGGCCAGTCGTCATTTCAAACGTGAGCTGCTGCCCATCGGCATTGCCGCATTGAAGCATGATCTGACCGATGCCTTGCGCTTTCGGCTGGTGCATGAAAAGGGTGTCTATAACGCAGTACAGCGCCTGATGTACTGGATCGTGCTGGCGGCAGGTGTACTGATCGTGATCTCGGGTGTAGCGATCTGGAAACCGGTTCAACTTCAAGAGCTGGTCGCGTTACTGGGCGGCTATGACGTTGCTCGTTACGTACATTTTGCGGCCATGGCGATGATTGCAGCGTTTGTAGTGATTCACCTGGTCTTGGTGATTCTGGTACCAAAAACCCTGGTGCCAATGATCACGGGTGGAGTGCGGACGCCTAATAACGAGAAAAATGGGTCATGA